In Nocardia asteroides, the following proteins share a genomic window:
- a CDS encoding GNAT family N-acetyltransferase, which yields MTDTPTPDLPAGYEISADTARIDAARVHTWLSTDSYWAMDRPREVQDRAIAGSLNFGVYDSVSGDQVAYARVVTDHTTFAWLCDVYVSPTVRGKRIGVALIAAVRDHLAPYRLRRVMLATADAHALYEKFGFEPLTDPEKWMVLGSPVNTPATP from the coding sequence ATGACCGACACGCCGACACCCGACCTCCCCGCCGGTTACGAGATCTCCGCCGACACCGCCCGCATCGACGCCGCCCGAGTACACACCTGGCTGTCCACCGACTCGTACTGGGCCATGGACCGACCCCGCGAAGTCCAGGACCGCGCGATCGCCGGCTCCCTCAATTTCGGTGTGTACGACAGTGTTTCGGGCGACCAGGTCGCCTACGCCCGGGTGGTCACCGACCACACGACCTTCGCCTGGCTGTGCGACGTCTACGTCTCCCCCACCGTCCGCGGCAAGCGCATCGGCGTCGCCCTGATCGCCGCCGTCCGCGACCATCTCGCCCCGTACCGCCTGCGCCGCGTCATGCTCGCCACCGCCGACGCCCACGCCCTCTACGAGAAGTTCGGCTTCGAACCCCTCACCGACCCCGAGAAATGGATGGTCCTGGGCAGCCCGGTGAACACACCCGCCACCCCCTGA
- a CDS encoding class I SAM-dependent methyltransferase, whose product MSEAVIPAAPVAATHEPLPLTGERTVPGIAEENYWFRRHEIAYARLLDRCAGKTVLEAGSGEGYGADMIAGVAARVVGVDYDEGAVAHVRARYPRVEMIQGNLAALPLDDESVDVVVNFQVIEHLWDQAQFLRECLRVLRPGGQLLISTPNRITFSPGRDTPLNPFHTRELNAAELTELLVEAGFTVAEMLGVHHGASLKALDAKHGGSFIDAQIERALAGEPWPADLTADVAAVTIDDFDLRAGDIDASLDLVAIAEKARR is encoded by the coding sequence ATGAGCGAGGCTGTGATCCCTGCCGCACCCGTGGCCGCCACACATGAACCACTGCCGTTGACCGGTGAGCGGACCGTGCCCGGCATCGCGGAGGAGAACTACTGGTTCCGCAGGCACGAGATCGCCTACGCCCGCCTGCTGGACCGATGCGCAGGCAAGACCGTGCTCGAGGCGGGTTCGGGCGAGGGCTACGGCGCGGACATGATCGCCGGCGTGGCCGCGCGTGTCGTCGGCGTGGACTACGACGAGGGCGCCGTCGCGCACGTCCGCGCGCGCTACCCGCGCGTGGAGATGATCCAGGGCAACCTCGCCGCGCTGCCGCTCGACGACGAATCCGTCGATGTGGTGGTGAATTTCCAGGTCATCGAGCATCTGTGGGATCAGGCGCAGTTCCTGCGCGAATGCCTGCGAGTGCTGCGCCCGGGTGGGCAGCTGCTGATCAGCACGCCGAACCGGATCACCTTCTCCCCCGGCCGCGACACCCCGCTCAACCCGTTCCACACCCGCGAACTCAACGCGGCCGAGCTGACCGAGCTGCTGGTGGAGGCGGGCTTCACCGTCGCCGAGATGCTCGGCGTGCACCACGGCGCGAGCCTGAAAGCGTTGGACGCCAAGCACGGTGGGTCCTTCATCGACGCCCAGATCGAGCGCGCGCTGGCCGGTGAGCCGTGGCCCGCCGATCTCACCGCCGACGTCGCCGCCGTCACCATCGACGATTTCGACCTGCGCGCCGGCGACATCGACGCGAGCCTGGACCTCGTCGCGATCGCCGAAAAGGCACGGCGTTGA
- a CDS encoding 1,4-alpha-glucan branching protein domain-containing protein codes for MTDSRSARPGSVPGQFTLVLHSHLPWLAHHGRWPVGEEWLYQSWAASYLPLVRVLKTLAAEGRTHLLSLGITPVLAAQLDDPHSLAGMHHWLGNWQLRADEAAMSGNVALGRHEHRLAATALTEFERDWRHGSAPVWRSLIDADAIELLGGPLAHPFQPLLDARLRQFQLTEGLADARLRWGTTPTGIWAPECGYTPGMERGYDAAGVTHFMVDGPSLRGDTTLGRPVRDSEVLAFGRDLQVSYRVWSPKQGYPGQAAYRDFHHYDHATGLKPSRVTGKTVAGPDKAPYDPELAAAAVTRDVADFVETVRARLIEESARIGRPALVVAAFDTELFGHWWHEGPEWLEQVLRALPEAGVTVGTLADARDNGFVGEPVQLTDSSWGSGKDWRVWAGDQVADLVELNADVVRLALDTLDKVRGTGPALRDPVADQLLREAILTVSSDWAFMVSKDSAAGYARDRAHEHAHAVRELAEAIGAGQFAKAARLAAGWNAADGFFPGLDARRLPTAVPSAAAEGFV; via the coding sequence TTGACCGATTCTCGCTCCGCCCGGCCCGGCTCCGTGCCGGGTCAGTTCACGCTCGTCCTGCATTCCCACCTGCCCTGGCTGGCCCATCACGGCCGCTGGCCGGTGGGCGAGGAATGGCTGTACCAGTCCTGGGCCGCGTCCTACCTGCCCCTGGTACGGGTCTTGAAAACCCTTGCCGCCGAAGGCCGTACGCATCTGCTGAGCCTGGGCATCACTCCCGTGCTGGCGGCCCAGCTCGACGATCCGCACTCGCTGGCGGGCATGCACCACTGGCTGGGCAACTGGCAGCTGCGCGCCGACGAGGCCGCGATGTCGGGCAATGTGGCGCTGGGCAGGCACGAACATCGGCTCGCCGCAACGGCGCTGACCGAGTTCGAGCGCGACTGGCGGCACGGCAGCGCGCCGGTGTGGCGCTCGCTGATCGACGCCGACGCGATCGAGCTGCTCGGCGGCCCGCTGGCCCATCCGTTCCAGCCGCTGCTCGACGCGCGGCTGCGCCAGTTCCAGCTCACCGAGGGCCTGGCCGACGCGCGGCTGCGCTGGGGCACCACCCCCACCGGCATCTGGGCGCCCGAGTGCGGCTACACCCCCGGCATGGAGCGCGGCTACGACGCCGCGGGTGTGACGCATTTCATGGTCGACGGGCCCTCGCTGCGCGGCGACACGACCCTCGGACGGCCGGTGCGCGACTCCGAGGTGCTCGCCTTCGGGCGTGACCTCCAGGTGAGCTACCGGGTCTGGTCGCCGAAACAGGGCTACCCGGGCCAGGCGGCCTACCGCGATTTCCATCACTACGACCACGCGACCGGTCTCAAACCGTCGCGGGTGACCGGCAAAACCGTGGCCGGTCCTGACAAGGCCCCTTACGATCCGGAACTCGCCGCCGCGGCGGTCACCCGCGACGTCGCCGACTTCGTCGAGACGGTGCGCGCGCGGCTGATCGAGGAGTCCGCGCGGATCGGCAGGCCCGCCCTCGTCGTGGCCGCCTTCGACACCGAACTGTTCGGTCACTGGTGGCACGAGGGCCCGGAATGGCTCGAGCAGGTGCTGCGCGCGCTGCCCGAGGCCGGCGTCACCGTCGGCACCCTGGCCGACGCCCGCGACAACGGCTTCGTCGGCGAACCTGTGCAGCTCACCGACTCGTCGTGGGGCTCGGGCAAGGACTGGCGGGTCTGGGCGGGAGACCAGGTCGCCGACCTCGTCGAGCTCAACGCCGACGTGGTCCGGCTGGCTCTGGACACCCTCGACAAAGTCCGCGGCACCGGCCCGGCGCTGCGCGACCCGGTCGCCGACCAATTGCTGCGCGAGGCGATCCTGACGGTCTCCAGCGACTGGGCGTTCATGGTGAGCAAGGACTCCGCGGCCGGGTACGCCAGGGACCGCGCGCACGAGCACGCGCACGCGGTGCGCGAACTCGCCGAGGCCATCGGGGCCGGCCAGTTCGCCAAAGCGGCCCGGCTCGCGGCAGGATGGAACGCGGCCGACGGATTCTTCCCAGGTCTGGACGCGCGGCGGTTGCCGACCGCTGTCCCGTCGGCCGCCGCTGAAGGATTCGTATGA
- a CDS encoding electron transfer flavoprotein subunit alpha/FixB family protein — protein sequence MAEVLVLVEHADGAVKKVSTELLTAARTLGEPAAVVTGPAGSADKLAAALAAAGAEKIYVAESDDVEGFLVTPKVDVLAGLVESASPAAVLVAASAEGKEVSGRLAARIGSGLLVDVIGVNGDGSAVHSIFGGAFTVDAKATGDVPVISIRPGAVEAVAQAGAGEQVVVEVPAQEEGVVKVTAREPIVGGDRPELTEASIVVSGGRGVGSADNFAVVEALADSLGAAVGASRAAVDSGYYPGQFQVGQTGKTVSPQLYIALGISGAIQHRAGMQTSKTIVAVNKDEEAPIFEIADYGIVGDLFNVAPQLTEAVKSHKG from the coding sequence ATGGCTGAAGTACTTGTGCTCGTCGAGCACGCCGACGGTGCCGTGAAGAAGGTCAGCACCGAACTGCTCACCGCCGCCCGCACCCTGGGCGAGCCCGCCGCCGTCGTCACCGGCCCGGCCGGTAGCGCCGACAAGCTGGCCGCCGCGCTGGCCGCCGCGGGCGCCGAGAAGATCTACGTCGCCGAGTCCGACGACGTCGAGGGCTTCCTGGTCACCCCGAAGGTCGACGTGCTCGCCGGTCTGGTCGAGTCCGCCTCGCCGGCCGCCGTGCTGGTCGCCGCCTCCGCCGAGGGCAAGGAGGTGTCGGGCCGCCTCGCCGCGCGCATCGGCTCCGGTCTGCTCGTCGACGTCATCGGCGTCAACGGCGACGGCTCGGCCGTGCACTCCATCTTCGGTGGCGCGTTCACCGTCGACGCCAAGGCCACCGGCGACGTGCCGGTGATCTCGATCCGCCCGGGCGCCGTCGAGGCGGTCGCGCAGGCCGGCGCCGGCGAGCAGGTCGTCGTCGAGGTGCCCGCCCAGGAAGAGGGCGTCGTCAAGGTCACCGCGCGTGAGCCGATCGTCGGCGGCGACCGTCCGGAGCTCACCGAGGCGAGCATCGTCGTCTCCGGTGGCCGTGGTGTCGGTTCCGCCGACAACTTCGCGGTCGTCGAGGCGCTGGCCGACTCGCTCGGTGCCGCCGTCGGCGCCTCGCGTGCCGCGGTCGACTCGGGCTACTACCCGGGCCAGTTCCAGGTGGGTCAGACCGGTAAGACGGTCTCCCCGCAGCTCTACATCGCCCTGGGCATCTCCGGCGCCATCCAGCACCGCGCCGGCATGCAGACCTCGAAGACCATCGTCGCGGTCAACAAGGACGAAGAGGCCCCGATCTTCGAGATCGCGGACTACGGCATCGTGGGCGACCTGTTCAACGTCGCCCCCCAGCTGACCGAGGCCGTCAAGTCCCACAAGGGCTAG
- a CDS encoding ankyrin repeat domain-containing protein, whose protein sequence is MQIEWWGWYRRAFFDERSIAARDRLADAARAGQWDVVVEIADRDRSVNTTRVGGNSGFAPLHQAAWHGAPVPVVERLLELGAWRTLRTADGETAAEIAAARGHDGLAERLAPALRRTIDATALAQLECQLHAVILGRVLDLCRECGFRPPPLSPLLEYPGATMWAAIPGMYGGFAIELDPDADELSVSSWCRVAGGSGERHQIRPDGFELVEKGFV, encoded by the coding sequence GTGCAGATCGAATGGTGGGGCTGGTATCGGCGCGCGTTCTTCGACGAACGTTCGATCGCCGCGCGCGACCGGCTCGCCGACGCGGCCCGGGCGGGGCAGTGGGATGTCGTGGTCGAGATCGCCGATCGCGATCGCAGCGTCAACACGACCCGGGTCGGCGGCAATTCGGGGTTCGCGCCGTTGCATCAGGCGGCGTGGCACGGCGCGCCGGTGCCGGTGGTGGAACGGTTGCTGGAGCTGGGGGCTTGGCGCACGCTGCGCACCGCTGACGGCGAGACCGCCGCGGAGATCGCGGCCGCGCGAGGCCATGACGGATTGGCCGAGCGGCTCGCGCCCGCGTTGCGCCGCACCATCGACGCGACCGCGCTGGCTCAGCTCGAATGTCAGCTGCACGCGGTGATATTGGGCCGGGTGCTCGATCTCTGCCGGGAATGCGGCTTCCGGCCGCCGCCGCTGAGTCCGCTGCTCGAGTACCCCGGCGCGACGATGTGGGCGGCGATTCCCGGGATGTACGGCGGGTTCGCGATCGAACTCGACCCGGACGCCGACGAGCTGTCGGTGTCGAGCTGGTGCCGCGTGGCCGGTGGTTCGGGCGAGCGGCACCAAATTCGGCCCGACGGGTTCGAACTCGTCGAGAAGGGCTTCGTCTAG
- a CDS encoding SpoIIAA family protein yields MPLQPIPDLPAATIGFRASGTVTAEDYTQVLDPAIEAALRHQQPVNIVYVLGPDFDRYSLDAMWQDMKLARVPRSAWGRIALVTDHKTLGEAVHLFGFLIPAEVRVFPVSAESDALAWVG; encoded by the coding sequence ATGCCCCTGCAGCCGATTCCCGACCTGCCCGCCGCGACCATCGGCTTCCGCGCCTCCGGAACCGTCACCGCCGAGGACTACACCCAGGTCCTCGACCCGGCCATCGAAGCGGCCCTGCGACACCAGCAGCCGGTCAACATCGTCTACGTCCTCGGCCCCGACTTCGACCGCTACTCCCTCGACGCCATGTGGCAGGACATGAAACTGGCCCGCGTCCCCCGCAGCGCCTGGGGCCGCATCGCCCTGGTCACCGACCACAAAACCCTCGGCGAAGCCGTCCACCTCTTCGGCTTCCTCATCCCCGCCGAAGTCCGGGTGTTCCCGGTGTCGGCGGAAAGCGACGCACTGGCCTGGGTGGGTTGA
- a CDS encoding aminoglycoside phosphotransferase family protein, producing MTTVPIEVPPQVEETVREVFGDAGRQWLAELPGLVEKLCATWESTVIGPAFEGGTHAFVAPVRRADGSVAVLKVPVVDEENIAEPTGLFCYSGDGAVRLYRFDADSGAMLMEWARPGAPLLEQPGFPSLEGRSENADRVRLACALLRRLRREPGAAADAYPALPRATAVVAEWARRLRNPEPELAEVLPADLREQALAWCARLAEPQGPLLVVNRDTHLGNIVAAEREPWLLIDPKPYLGEAAFDAGFLGMIQVQSDPTPDHARAVVSATARDLDIPADRAAGWAFLRAVEEIIWSVEDDDTETLPLHLAVAHALAC from the coding sequence GTGACGACAGTGCCGATCGAGGTGCCGCCGCAGGTCGAGGAGACCGTGCGGGAAGTGTTCGGAGACGCGGGGCGGCAGTGGCTGGCGGAGCTGCCCGGTCTCGTCGAAAAGCTCTGTGCGACGTGGGAGTCGACGGTGATCGGGCCCGCGTTCGAGGGCGGCACCCATGCGTTCGTCGCGCCCGTCCGGCGGGCGGACGGATCGGTGGCCGTGCTGAAGGTGCCCGTCGTCGACGAGGAGAACATCGCGGAGCCGACCGGCCTGTTCTGCTACAGCGGTGACGGTGCCGTACGGCTGTACCGGTTCGACGCGGACAGCGGCGCGATGCTGATGGAATGGGCGCGGCCGGGCGCACCGCTGCTCGAACAGCCGGGCTTCCCGAGCCTGGAGGGCAGGTCCGAGAACGCCGATCGTGTCCGCCTGGCCTGTGCGCTCCTGCGCCGGTTGCGGCGGGAACCCGGCGCCGCTGCCGACGCGTATCCGGCCCTGCCGAGGGCCACCGCGGTGGTGGCCGAGTGGGCACGGCGGCTCCGGAACCCCGAACCCGAACTCGCCGAAGTACTTCCGGCCGATCTGCGCGAGCAGGCCCTGGCCTGGTGCGCCCGGCTCGCCGAACCGCAGGGCCCGCTGCTGGTGGTCAACCGCGACACCCACCTCGGCAATATCGTCGCGGCCGAACGGGAACCCTGGCTGCTGATCGATCCGAAGCCCTACCTGGGCGAAGCCGCCTTCGACGCGGGCTTCCTCGGCATGATCCAGGTCCAGTCCGATCCCACCCCCGACCACGCGCGCGCCGTCGTGTCAGCGACCGCCCGCGACCTCGACATCCCGGCCGACCGGGCCGCGGGCTGGGCCTTCCTGCGCGCTGTCGAGGAGATCATCTGGTCGGTCGAGGACGACGACACCGAAACCCTGCCGCTGCACCTGGCCGTCGCCCACGCGCTGGCCTGCTGA
- a CDS encoding glycosyltransferase family 4 protein, which translates to MKILMVSWEYPPVVVGGLGRHVHHLAVELAAAGHEVVVLARRPTGTDSVTHPTHSYIADGVLVVAVAEDPPCFDFGEDMLAWTLAMGHAMVRAGVALGKPGVGEGWTPDVVHAHDWLVAHPSIALAEFYDVPLVATIHATEAGRHSGWVSGRVNKQVHSVEWWLTNEADQLITCSSSMQDEVERLYGPELAPITVIRNGIDVGAWTFRPRAPRSGPPKLLYVGRLEYEKGVQDAIAALPRIRRAHPGTTLTVAGVGTQFDWLRERARVHRVARAVQFVGSLGHEELLGWLHGADAIVLPSRYEPFGIVALEAAAAGVPLIASTAGGLGEAVIDGVTGASFEPADVDGLVDAARAVLDDPATAQDRAYNARERLTADFAWDVVAAETAQVYSAAKRRVRTSLGRPDIVERPLPERDPK; encoded by the coding sequence ATGAAGATTTTGATGGTGTCGTGGGAGTACCCGCCGGTGGTGGTCGGCGGACTCGGCCGGCACGTCCACCACCTGGCGGTGGAACTGGCCGCGGCCGGGCACGAGGTCGTCGTGCTGGCCCGCAGGCCCACGGGCACCGACTCGGTCACCCATCCCACGCACTCCTACATCGCCGACGGTGTGCTCGTCGTGGCGGTGGCCGAGGACCCGCCGTGCTTCGACTTCGGCGAGGACATGCTCGCCTGGACGCTGGCCATGGGCCACGCCATGGTCCGGGCCGGTGTGGCGCTCGGCAAACCGGGCGTCGGCGAGGGCTGGACTCCCGATGTGGTGCACGCGCACGACTGGCTCGTGGCGCACCCCTCGATCGCGCTGGCCGAGTTCTACGACGTGCCGCTGGTGGCGACCATCCACGCCACCGAGGCGGGCAGGCACAGCGGCTGGGTGTCGGGCCGGGTCAACAAGCAGGTCCACTCGGTGGAGTGGTGGCTGACCAACGAGGCCGACCAGCTCATCACCTGCTCGTCGTCGATGCAGGACGAGGTCGAGCGGCTGTACGGGCCCGAACTCGCGCCGATCACGGTGATCCGCAACGGCATCGATGTCGGCGCGTGGACCTTCCGGCCGCGCGCGCCGCGCTCGGGTCCGCCGAAGCTGCTGTATGTGGGCAGGCTCGAGTACGAGAAGGGCGTGCAGGACGCCATCGCGGCACTGCCGCGCATCCGCCGCGCGCACCCGGGCACCACGCTGACCGTGGCCGGCGTGGGCACCCAGTTCGACTGGTTGCGCGAGCGCGCCCGGGTGCACCGGGTGGCCAGGGCGGTCCAGTTCGTGGGCAGTCTCGGGCACGAGGAACTGCTGGGCTGGCTGCACGGCGCGGACGCGATCGTGCTGCCGAGCCGCTACGAACCGTTCGGCATCGTCGCGCTCGAAGCCGCGGCCGCCGGCGTGCCGCTGATCGCCTCCACCGCCGGTGGGCTGGGTGAGGCCGTGATCGATGGCGTCACCGGCGCGTCGTTCGAACCGGCCGACGTGGACGGGCTCGTCGACGCGGCCCGCGCCGTCCTCGACGATCCGGCCACCGCGCAGGACCGGGCCTACAACGCCCGCGAGCGCCTCACCGCCGACTTCGCCTGGGACGTGGTCGCCGCGGAGACCGCGCAGGTGTACTCGGCGGCGAAACGCCGGGTGCGGACCTCGCTGGGCCGCCCCGACATCGTGGAACGGCCGCTACCGGAGCGCGACCCGAAGTAG
- a CDS encoding electron transfer flavoprotein subunit beta/FixA family protein, translating to MPNIVVLIKQVPDTWSERKLSDGDYTLDREAADAVLDEINERAVEEALLIKEAQGGEVTVLAAGPDRATEAIRKALSMGADKAIHINDPAIHGSDAVQTAWVLAGALGQVEGVELVIAGNEATDGRAGAVPAIIAEYLGIPQLTHLRKLTVDGEKITGERETDEGVFKLEASLPAIVSVTEKINEPRFPSFKGIMAAKKKEVQVFTLADLGIDPSTVGVANAGTQVTGATPKPARTAGEKIADEGEGGNQIATYLIGQKII from the coding sequence ATGCCGAACATCGTCGTACTCATCAAGCAGGTCCCCGACACCTGGTCCGAGCGCAAGCTCTCCGATGGTGACTACACCCTCGACCGCGAGGCCGCCGACGCCGTGCTGGACGAGATCAACGAGCGCGCCGTCGAGGAAGCGCTGCTGATCAAGGAGGCGCAGGGCGGCGAGGTCACCGTGCTGGCCGCCGGTCCGGATCGCGCCACCGAGGCCATCCGCAAGGCGCTGTCCATGGGCGCCGACAAGGCCATCCACATCAACGACCCGGCGATCCACGGCTCCGACGCCGTGCAGACCGCGTGGGTCCTCGCCGGCGCGCTCGGCCAGGTCGAGGGCGTCGAGCTGGTCATCGCCGGTAACGAGGCCACCGACGGTCGCGCCGGTGCCGTGCCCGCGATCATCGCCGAGTACCTGGGCATCCCGCAGCTCACCCACCTGCGCAAGCTCACCGTCGACGGCGAGAAGATCACCGGCGAGCGCGAGACCGACGAGGGCGTCTTCAAGCTCGAGGCGTCCCTGCCCGCGATCGTCTCGGTCACCGAGAAGATCAACGAGCCGCGCTTCCCGTCCTTCAAGGGCATCATGGCCGCGAAGAAGAAGGAAGTTCAGGTCTTCACCCTGGCCGATCTGGGCATCGACCCGTCGACCGTGGGCGTCGCCAACGCCGGCACCCAGGTCACCGGTGCCACCCCGAAGCCCGCGCGCACCGCGGGCGAGAAGATCGCGGACGAGGGCGAGGGCGGCAACCAGATCGCCACGTACCTCATCGGTCAGAAGATCATCTGA
- a CDS encoding LysR family transcriptional regulator, translated as MELRQLAYFVAVCEELSFSRAANRCFISQSAISHQIARLERDLGAQLFERTTRAVVPTDATLRLLPLAKQMLSLESAIRAAVRTTGPRIRLAANMSFAARSLSAIAAARAAHPDAEIEYVIKPFRQRITAVADGDCDLALIRGSVDQPGLAVEQLWVEDLVIAISSSHPLAGKDVVTLADLSPYPLLLPPEQEQVLLHTLIRSAFADLPVGPTFGPPIPPDHTATMELLNRPESWTVLYEGPTRGLLTLDLVDHRLRIPVSAVLREDARENPIVNTLLDALHRG; from the coding sequence GTGGAACTCCGCCAGTTGGCGTACTTCGTCGCGGTCTGTGAGGAGCTCAGTTTCAGCCGGGCGGCCAACCGCTGCTTCATCTCACAGTCCGCGATCAGCCACCAGATCGCGAGACTGGAACGTGACCTCGGCGCGCAACTGTTCGAGCGCACGACCAGGGCCGTGGTCCCCACCGACGCCACCCTGCGCCTGCTGCCGCTGGCCAAGCAGATGCTGAGCCTGGAGTCGGCGATCCGGGCCGCGGTGCGCACCACCGGCCCGCGGATCCGGCTGGCCGCGAACATGTCCTTCGCGGCCCGGTCGCTGTCGGCCATCGCCGCCGCCCGCGCCGCGCATCCCGACGCCGAGATCGAATACGTCATCAAACCGTTCCGCCAGCGCATCACCGCCGTGGCCGACGGCGACTGCGATCTGGCGCTGATCCGCGGCAGCGTCGACCAGCCCGGGCTGGCGGTGGAGCAGCTGTGGGTGGAGGACCTGGTGATCGCGATCTCCAGCAGTCACCCGCTGGCGGGCAAGGACGTGGTGACCCTGGCCGACCTGAGCCCCTATCCCCTGCTGCTGCCGCCCGAGCAGGAACAGGTCCTGCTGCACACCCTGATCCGGTCGGCCTTCGCCGATCTGCCCGTCGGCCCCACCTTCGGCCCGCCCATCCCGCCCGACCACACCGCCACCATGGAACTGCTCAACCGCCCCGAGTCCTGGACCGTGCTCTACGAGGGGCCGACCAGGGGCCTGCTGACCCTCGACCTGGTGGACCACCGGCTGCGGATCCCGGTGTCGGCGGTGCTGCGGGAGGACGCCAGGGAGAATCCGATCGTCAACACCCTGCTCGACGCGCTACACCGGGGGTAG
- a CDS encoding Uma2 family endonuclease produces the protein MMGMAMPGVERPDLPAMMTWEELESLPEEVAAQIELWDRRVVWVRRGPGEHQTAMRRVTNEIERSAGRDTASRPERCWRVNLETNVFFGHSGKSDFVTPDFLVHRCLAPGADVRAGDAILVGEVLSPSNTLTEIEAKKARYAGAGIPSYWEVELAKDLTGIAALRVYILEVGHAELPPGVRPLRNANYLLAGEWAPGSATGISFPYPFPIEMGWAALTF, from the coding sequence ATGATGGGCATGGCCATGCCCGGTGTCGAGCGTCCCGACCTCCCCGCGATGATGACGTGGGAGGAATTGGAGAGTCTGCCCGAGGAGGTCGCCGCTCAAATCGAGCTCTGGGACCGCCGGGTGGTGTGGGTGCGGCGCGGGCCGGGTGAACATCAGACCGCTATGCGACGGGTGACCAACGAAATCGAACGGAGTGCCGGGCGGGACACCGCCTCGCGGCCTGAAAGGTGCTGGCGAGTCAATCTCGAAACCAACGTCTTCTTCGGTCACAGCGGCAAGTCCGATTTCGTCACCCCCGACTTCCTCGTGCACCGCTGCCTCGCGCCAGGTGCCGATGTGCGCGCCGGCGACGCGATCCTCGTCGGCGAGGTGCTGTCCCCGTCGAACACGCTGACCGAGATCGAAGCGAAGAAGGCGCGCTACGCGGGCGCGGGCATTCCGTCGTACTGGGAAGTCGAGCTGGCCAAGGACCTCACCGGGATCGCCGCCCTGCGTGTGTACATCCTCGAAGTCGGCCACGCCGAGCTCCCGCCGGGCGTGCGCCCATTGCGCAACGCCAATTACCTCCTCGCGGGCGAGTGGGCCCCGGGCTCCGCGACCGGCATTTCGTTTCCTTACCCCTTTCCGATCGAGATGGGCTGGGCCGCACTGACATTCTGA